gcaatttgaccatgaaggccttacccacgcagtctcctcagaacagttgatgctgagatgtctgttacttgaactctgttaggcatttatttgggctgcaatgtctgaggctggtaactctctaatgaacttatcctctgccgcagaggtaactctgggtcttccattcctgtggcagtcctcatgagagtttcatcatagtgcttgatggtttttgcgactgcacttgaagaaatgttcaaagttcttgacatttccctattgactgaccttcatgtcttaaagtaatgatggactgtcatttctctctgcttttttgagctgttcttgccataatgtggacttagccttatttggtaaaagaccatcttctgtatcccacaactgattagctcaaacacattaagaaggaaagaaattccacaaattttacttttaacaaggcacacctgttaattgaaatacattcctggtgactacctcatgaagctggttgagagaataccaagagtgtgcaaagctgtcaaggcaaagtgtggctactttgaataatctcaaatacaGAATGTAATTGGATTTCTTTAACTCTTTTTGTTTCTATTACTACATaaaattccatgtgttatttcatagtaatgatttcttcactattattctacaatgtagaaaatagtaaaaataaagacaaacattgtaatgagtaggtgtgtccaaacttttgactggtactgcaggTTGACTGATGTTTTGTTGTAGGTTGATTGATGTTCTGGTTTTGTGTCCCAGGGACTTGGATGATGACAGGAAACGGGGTGATGCACAATGGAACCACCATACTGGACGAGTACGGACACAACCTGGACCGACTCAAAGTGAGTGGGAGACACTTTACAGTGGTCCTTATAATATTCAACTcgcccccccccactctctttctcccaccctcTCGCTCTGTCCTGTTCCTGCTCTTGTCTTTCACTCCTTCTCAGTCACCATCAGCACTTACATGCTATCGTACTTATCACCTGTTGCTGTGTgcttcatctctttctctctgaccacTGTCATCTGTCTCTTTATCCAGGCGGGGGACACAGTGGGCGTGGTGCGGAAGGAGGACGGGAGCCTCCACTTCTTTGTGAATGGGGTGGCACAGGGCCCGGCGGCATGGAACGTCCCACCCAGCGTCTACGCCGTGGTGGACCTCTACGGCCAGGCCGCACAGGCAACCATCATGGACGACGTGggtgagcggggggggggggtggaggaagGTTGTTGTTAAAGGTGCCTAAGGCGATTCCAGAAGTTTCTAGTGTGTCAGATCAAAAAGGTTTTGGAACCACTGAAGACATGGAATGTGTCCTGTAGATGGTATGTGAATATCCTCATCCAACTAGCTTTGCCTCAACCATCCTCAACCATTTCTCCCCTCTAGCagacctcccccctctccccgaGGACAGCTCGGAGGGCCCCACCGTCATGTCGCCCAGCAGCCCATGCTCGGTCGCCGGAGGCAACAGTGCCAACGACCTGCGCTTCCACCAGCTGCACGGCACTAACGCGGTAATCACCAATGGGGGGCGCACCGCCCTCAGACAGAACTGTCGATCGGAGTTCAACGACGCCATCGTCATCTCTAACAGGTCAGTgtgacgcgcgcacacacacacacacacacacctgcgtcATCTCCAACAGGTCAGAAGGTCGACACACATGTGTTTGTGCGTGTCCTGACTGTGTGTTGTCTGTCAGGTGCCTTCGAGACGGAGAGCTCTTTGAGATAGTCATTCAGAAGATGGTGGACCGGTGGTCGGGGTCAATAGAAGCAGGTAAGATAATGGCAGGTAAGGCGTTTCTATTTTACCCCTCTCAAACTTCTCACACAgccctatccacacacacagcagtggagTGATACatgtttgtccgtgtgtgtgttctgtccaggTGTGACTGCTATAAGGCCAGAAGAGCTGGAGTTTCCCAACACCATGACGGATATAGACTACGATACCTGGATGCTTAGGTAAGGGGGGGGGTTGTTTTGTGTCTGTTTCAGTGATTCTAAATGAATGATTTTGAAACAGATTAGATTCAGTCAACTGTTATCGAATCCTACTGTTGTATCCATCTGCTACAGTGGATTTCACTAAGAAGCATCTAAGGGAATATCTTCCTCTGCCTTGTGCATGAAATAAACCAAGTTTCATTTGAACTCCCCCTTTAAACCCTCAGTGGCACAGCCATCATGCAGGACGGCAACACCATGCGTAACAACTATGGCTGTGACCTGGACACTCTGACCACGGGCAGTAGGATCGGCATGATGCGCTCGGCCACCGGCGACCTTCACTACTACATCAACGGTGTGGACCAGGGGGTGGCCTGCACCGGGCTGCCGCCAGGTAAAGGTGAATGGAACCAGTGATCATAAACCTGTTATTATGACCCCATACATGGGCAAGGGGTCGGGGACAAAAGGCTCATGAACTAATTTTGAAATGGAGCTGATGGGTGTGTACTATGCACCTTGTAGCTAGATGGTAGAAGTGTCTCTGAATAAATCCACCGAACAGCTCAAATCTCACTGCTATTTTGTTTAATATTTAAACTTGTATTTACCCAAGGCTAGTCTCACTGAGATCTTTGTCAAGCATCTACACTTTCCAAATATATGGTGAACTTGGACaacccctctttcctctctccctacctccctcctttcATCAGATGTGTATGCGGTGATAGACCTGTATGGTCAGTGTGTCCAGGTGTCCATCACCAGTTCCTCTGGCCCTCAGGATAACAGTCTGTGTACCAGTAACATCACAGAGAAGAGTTTCCCCGTACACTCCCCAGGTACTGACCACGAGTGTGATTTTTCTCTCAGGCTATGAATCTAAGTCGTTGAACGACAGACAGGCTCACGTCTCTCCTTCTTCCTTACATGCGTAGTGGCAGGCGTGGCCCACCGGCTCCACAGCAAGCATGGTAAGAACGTGGTTCTACTGGGAGAGGGCTGCCAGGCCGTCAGGGTGGGAGGATACGCACACGGCATCGTCTTCAGCGCCAAGGAACTCAAAACAGACGAACTGTTTGAGGTGAGTAGTGCTCTGTTATCTACCCAGACGCAATCAGATCGCTCTATTTTCATAACACTTGAGTCATCTGTTGTCTTATATATGCACGCGCATAACATTCACTATTGACGTTGTAGTATTGTCCTCTCCACCCATCTCCAGGTGAAGATAGACGAGGTGGATGACCAGTGGTCTGGTTCCCTCCACATGGGTCTGACCACCCTAGCCCCTCCAGAGCTGCCCTCCTGCCCCATGTCAGGCCTGTCCCCCTCCCTCACACAGCTCCGGTCCAAGGTAACCTGGCTGCTAGCCGGGTCAGAGGTCAGACGCAACGGGCTCCTGCAGAGACAGAACTACGGCGCCTCCCTGGACAGACTGACGGTGAGAGACAGGGCGTGGGATTCCAAAGCTCTGTTGAATCAATACTTTGTACTTATTTTGTAATTTGTTGCACAGAGAGAAACAATGAAAGAGGTGGAGGGAACAACTAGTTGGGATTGAAAGATGGAGACTACAAACATTAGTGCATATGGAATGGAAAGACGGATTGTGATGGAATAGATAAGTAGGTACTACATTTGATGcctgtgttgtattgtgtgtgtctaggtgggtAACCGTGTCGGGGTGAAGAGATGCAGCGATGACACCATGCACGTCCTTATCGATGGAGAGGACATGGGACCAGCTGCCACCGCTGTGGCCAAGGTACACACACTCTTCATGAACAACAGTTCTCTCATACACACGTCATACTTGTTCAATTCACACGCACAATTGTGTtcctatccttgtggggaccaaaacattgattcccattcaaaatcctgttTACTTTACACCCTAGCCCTAACTCCTTACCCTAATTGTAAACCTAAGTCTAAAATAGCCTATTTCCTTGGGACCGGTGAAATGTCCCCacaattttccttgttttactaccaccctacctctctcccctacttATAGAACGTGTATGCAGTGTTGGACCTGTATGGTCGTGTGACAGCAGTGTCCATCGTCAGTTCGTCGGTGCTGGAGGACGCAGGGAGCGTCaaggccccctccctctcctcagacagCTGTagcgaaggagaggaggaccgtACGCCGGTGAGACACGGgtgtggggatggggggggggtgcgATGGATGATATGCTTTCGCTGGGATCTTTAGTGATTATAGCTTGACAACAACAATGTTAGACTTTGTCTAAAGTAAGAGTGTGTGGAATTTTTATTTCTTCACTTTTGTCAAGCATCTCAAAGTACAGTAGGAAACCTGAAATTGCGTTATCGGTGGTTGTACATAGGtaggtgtacaaaacattaggaaacaCCTTCCTAAATACAGTTtgtttcatctctccatctcactccatctctcctctcttcatccaccAGGTTGAGGGTGGTGAGCCGGCCCTGGTGCCCAACACAGTCATGACCTTCCTGGAGAACCATGGGAAGAACATCCAGCTGTCCCATGAGAACCTGACGGCGGCCCGTGTCTCCAGCTACAACCAGGGCCTCCTAGTCACAGCACAACCCCTGCCCCGACAACAACTGTTCCAGGTACTGTGGTGGGGTTAGGGGTCTGTCTGTGTCAGGATTTGATTGGGGTAGCCAAGGGGGTGTTTAATTGTTGTATAGGGACACATCATATTTTATACTGCATTCTGTCACCATAGTTTGTGAATGACATTTTGACTATCAATGTTGCCATAGTTTCAGATCGACCGCCTGAACGCATCGTGGACGTCGTCCCTGTCGCTAGGGGTGATCGGCCACTCCCCAGACCGCCTCAACTTTCCCTCCACTGCGTGCTGTCTAAAACGCTCTGTGTGGCTGCTGCAGAGAGACTCTGTCTTCCACAACTCACTGAaggtactgcacacacacacacacgtcagtgtttcccctatgtTCATTTCGCAGTGGCACACCGCCGCTGCTAAGTCATTGCCGCCACTGCAAATAcccccctttttttttttacattctgcCAAGATGAGCTTTTAAGATCAGTGACGAGGAACAGCAAGTtccaattggcctagcgtcgtccgggttagggagggcttggtcggtagggatgtccttgtctcatcgcgcaccagcgactcctgtggcgggccgggcgcagtgcgcgctaaccaaggttgccaggtgcacggtgtgtcctccaacacattggtgcggctggcttccgggttggatggcgctgtgttaagaagcagtgcggctggttgggttgtgtatcggaggacgcatgactttcaaccttcatctctcccgagcccgtacgggagttgtagcgatgagacaagatagtagctactacaacaattggataccacgaaattggggagaaaaaaagggttaaaattaattttaaaaaaaatatatatatacacacacacacataagtggCTGGTGATGTTATTGAGATCAAGAGATACAATTCAACTGTCCTTGAGTTTCAAAGAAAGAGGGCAGTTTTTATTTTCATGCATTTGAGTTGGGGGGAAAAGTCGCCATAAGTTTTGTTGTACGACTGTGAGAAGGTCCCCTCCACTATCTCTGCCACAGCTACTGAATGaaatcctaggggaaacactgcgcACACACTCAAGGTACAGATAGCAAGACAAACACAACACAAAGCTTAATGgatatctctccctcttctctctttcccgcCATCACTTCTCCTCCCCATCAGATCTGTGAGAACTATGGTCCTAACCTGGACACATGTCCAGAGGGTACAGTCCTGGGTCTGCTGGTGGATGGGAACAGCTGTCTGCACCTTTATGTGAACGGTATGGACCAGGGAGTAGCAGCCCAGGATATCCCTACGCCATGTTACCCCCTCATAGACCTATACGGACAGTGTGAACAGGTACGtctgtctcccccccccaccccctttccaAACCGTCAGAATAATTTTAGAGGTCGAGGAAGTTAAGAAAcgaatagccttggtttctctaatgattgcctcgcctgattcaccaactacttctctgatagagttgtgtcaaatcggagggcctgttgtccgggcctctgacagtctctatgggggtgccacagggttcaattcttggaccgcctctcttctctgtgtacatcaatgatgtacctcttgctgctggtgagtctctgatccacctctacgcagacgacaccactgtatacttctggcccttctttggacactgttaacagccctccaggcgagcttcaatgccatacaactctccttccgtggcctccaattgctcttaaatacaagtaaaactaaaatgcatgctcttcaaccgatcactgcttgcacctgcccgcctgtccaacatcactactctggacggctctgacgtagaatatgtggacaactacaaatacctaggtgtctggttagactgtaaactctccttccagactcacatcaaacatctccaatccaaagttaaatctagaaatggcttcctatttcgcaacaaaacatccttcacttatgctgccaaacatacccttgtaaaactgaccatcctaccaatcctcgactttggcgatgtaatttacaaaatagcctaaaataccctactcaataaattggatgcagtttatcacagtgccatccgttttgtcaccaaatccccatatactaccaaccaccacgacctgtacgctctcgttggctggccctcgcttcatactcgtcgccaaacccatgggctccaggtcatctacaagaccctgctaggtaaagtccccccttatctcagctcactggtcaccatagcagcacccacctgtagcacgcgctccagcaggtatagctGCCTGGTcgcccccaaaaccaattcttactttggccccctctccttccagttctctgctgccaatgactggaatgaactacaaaaatcactgaaactggaaacacttacctccctcactagctttaagcaccagctgtcagagcagctcacatattactgtacctgtacatagccgaTCGATAATtaagcccaaacaactacctctttccttactttatttatttattttgctttgctgcaggaggaactggtgcacttcacaaaatagatggcatcatgaggtaggaaaattatgtggatgtattgaagcaacatcaagacatcagtctggaagttaaagcttggtcgcaaatgggtcttccaaatggacaatgaccccaagcatacttccaaacttgtggcaaaatggcttaaggacaacaaaggagtggccatcacaaagcactctactattattctgacatttcacattcttaaaataaagtggcgatcctaactaagcaaagacagggaatttttactcggattaaatgtcaggaactgtgaaaaactgagtttaaatgtatttggctaaggtgtatgtaaacgtccgacttcaactgtattaggcggtgtcagaggaaagcacaTAAAATTGTCagggactccagtcacccaagtcatggactgttttctctgctacagcacggcaagcggtaccggagtgccaagtctaggacctaaagactccttaacagcttctacccccaagccttaagactgctgaacaatgaatcaaatggccactggacCATTACATTGAGCCCccatccatttgttttgtacactgctgcttctctctgtttattatcgatGCAGTCAtttcacctctacctacatgtacaaatggcctcaaacctgtacccccgcacactgccTCGATACCGGTACCCCCGTATTAGAGTtagaccgatttatgatttttcaacgccgataccgattagtGGAGGACCAAAAATAGCCGACGCCGAtttgaaaaaataaaatgtatttatttgtaataatgacaattacaacaatactgaatgaacacttattttaacttaatataatgcatcaataaaatcaatttagccccaaataaacaatgaaacatgttcaatttggtttaaataatgcaaaaacaaagtgttggagaagaaagtagaagtgcaatatgtgccatgtaagaaagctaacgtttcagttccttgctcaaaaCATGACAACATGAAAGCTGgaggttccttttaacatgagttaaggtaagaagttttaggttgtagttattataggaataataggactttctctctctaccatttgtatttcattaacctttgactattggatgttcttgtaggcactttagtattaccagtgtaacagtatagattccgtccctctcctcgctcctacctgagctcaaaccaggaacacatcgacaacagccaccctcgaaacagcgttacccatgcagagcaaggggaacaaccactccaagtctcagagcgagtgatgtttgaaacgctattagagtGCACCCTgcccctgctaactagctagccatttcacatcggttacaccagcctcatctcgggagttgataggcttgaagtcataaacagctgctggcaaacgcataaaagtgctgtttgaattaatgcttacgagcctgctgctgcctaccaccgctcagtcagactgctctatcaaatcatagactgagttataacataataacacacagaaatacaagccttaggtcattaatatggtcgaatccggtaactatcatctcgaaaataagacgtttattctttcagtgtaatacggaaccgttccgtattttatctaactggtggcatccattagtctaaatattcctgttacattgcacaaccttcaatgttattttataattacgtaaaattctggcgaattaggcggcccaaactgttgcatatacactgactctgcgtgcaatgaacgcaagagatgtgacacaatttcacctggttaatattgcctgctaacctgaatttcttttagctaaatatgcaggtttaaaaatatatacttctgtgtattgattttaagaaaggcattgatgtttatggttaggtacacattggagcaacgttacgcaccgcatcgattatatgcaacgcagaacacgctagataaactagtaatatcatcaaccatgtgtagttaactagtgattatgtttggtttttataagaagtttaatgctagctacaACTttccttggcttactgcattcgtgtaacaggcagtctcctcgtggagtgcaatgaggcaggtggttagagcgttggtctagttaactgtaaggttgcaagattgaatcccccgagctgacaagataagaatctgccgttctgcccctgaaggaggcagttaacccaccgttcctagggtgtcattgaaaataagaatgtgttcttaattgacttgcctagttaaataaagattaaataaaggcgTAGGTaaaaaatcggtgtccaaaaataacgatttccgattgttatgaaaacttgaaatcggccctaattaatcggccattccgatttaatCGGTCGAACTctaccccgtatatagcctcgttttggtataactttttatttattttttactttcgtttatttggtaaatattttcttcaatcttcttgaactgcactgttggttaagggcttgtaagtaagcatttcactgtaaggtctacacttgttgtatttggcacatgtgacaaagtttgatttgagacTCAGTCCTACTCAGGACCACTTTTAGATCAGTAGCTAGAaactctaatctgctagtatttTGCTCTATGACCTTTAATCCTGAAATACCTCCATCTGGCTAACGTTACACATGGAACAGTCATAATCTCATTTAGACGCTCCGTCCTGGGTAGGTATTTAACTGCGTGATCCCAGCCCTCCCACCAGACCGGTTTAATAATCTCAGTTACCTGGCCTGGGACTACTTTATCTGTGTGGCACCAGGGGCCGAGAGAATTCAGTGACACCCTCTGATGTCGTTGTCATGGCAGGTTACCATAGTGACCAACAACGTGGCGACCGTGGGAGGAGAGAGCATCAAGGCACGTTGCCAGGGCGACATGGAGAAAGCGGACATGGTTgatggtgagaggaggagagcatgaTACTTGGGCAACTATACAGACCCTTTAAATCTGTGGCTCTGGGCTGAAAAAATGCTAACCTTTGACATCTGACCTCTAGGGATCAAAGAGAGTGTTTGCTGGATGCCCCATCCAGAGGTCAACCCCAACAAGACCTGTGAGTACCAGGCCCTGTGCTCGCGCTTCAAGGACCTGCTGACACTGCCAGGTGAGGAACACACGGTCTTTGTGTACTGCCTTCTCGCTCTTAATCGTAACTTCTCCCATATTTagattttctctccctccctttgccCCCTCCCCCTATCATCTCTCTCAGATGGTTACTTCAACGAGGATGCCAAGTATAACCTGTGTTACTGTGAGTCGTGCCACAAGCTGCGGGGGGACGAGTCCTACTACAAGAGAGGGGAGCCCCCACGGGACTACGCCCTGCCCTTTGGCTGGTGCCGCTTCGCTCTGAGGTCAGAAGTTACAGACAGCCAATCAGTGGGCTTCAAAAACTGTCTTCATCCAATCACACTGTAGTGTGAACTATGTTCAACCAATCACTCTTAACATCAGTGACGGTACTCTTCAAGTCCAATTAATCAGCATGAATTAGTTTTATCTAGTTCAATTAACAAATTACTTAATTACTTATTTTTTGCTTTGGCGAGAGAAGGGAAGAATGAAAGTAAAAAATATTATACAGTAAAGCTCTGAAAACTGTCTGAGTATCAATGTCATAGGACTCTGGTAGAGGGGTTATCTAAcatcttggtgtgtgtgttctccttcCTGCAGGATCAAGCCCCACTGTGATGTGTCCAATTCGTTTAAGCAGTGGCACATAGCCTACCACGGCACCAGCGTAGGGGCCCTCAGACGCACACTGGACCATGCCCAGCTGCTCTCTGGTACGACACAACATTTATTTCCTTATCCACTTTTGGACCAACAAACGATTGTGAATTGACCACAGGTTGCTTATTTTGATGAGCCTATCGCCTCAAACTGTTGTGTTTCTCTCCGAAAGCAATGACCGCATTTCTAGCCTTTTGAAAAACATGGTTGATTTCCAGAACCATTTCCACTCATGATTTAAAGAATGTTGAGGGTGTTGTAAATGAACTAAACCGTGTTGTCTTGGTGTTTCAGGGACGTCGTCCATCTTCTCTGTATCTCCGGTGAAGACGGAGGGTCCTAACGGCTACAGTGAGCCAGAGGAGAACAGCAGCAACAGCCTCCCTGACAGGGACAGGGAACGGGACCGGGAGGTGCCCCGGGTTCAGCTGTCCCCCACCATGCGCTACTCCGGCCTGGAGATGTTCGCCCCCAAAGTGCAGTACGTGTGTCACTCACTACCACTGTTTTctaccctgtctttctctgttttctctctcatcctcttcgCCTTTTGCTGTTATTCAAATTGAAATGATTACTATCTTGTTCTTTCACTGTCTTGCTTTCATTCTTCTTCCCATGACTCCTGATCTCCTCACTCtgccctttcactctctccctccagatTCCGGGACCCCCGGTCTCACTGCTGTCACCAGGCCCAGGTGGGTTTCCAGGTGTGTGTCCGGCCGGGATCCTATAAGGTGGGGCCCCAGACTCTGGGAGCCATCGAACCCCTGGATCCCCGCTTCAGCAACACAGAGATCGAGTGGATCACCAAGGATCAGGGGGGCACCCTCCTCTACGGCCTGCTCATACGGGTGGAATGATAGCGGGAGTAGTGAAGAGATtgttggatggagagagagggggaaagggagctACTCTCTCCCAGCAGTGCCTCCAAAACTACTACTTCTCCATCAACCAAATTACAAACTTTGGGAGTCTTTGGAATTAGGGAATTTCCCTCCTGTTGCTGGGTGGTTTGTTGATTGACAATTCagcattgttttgtttgtttaggacaattgttttttttttttttttttttttttttttttttttttgttctctGACACTTAACAGGGAGGGACTAGGGTGGATTCAGAGAAGAACAACCAGACAGACACTGCCTGCACTTTGTTTTGGACACTTCGTGGGCGATTTTTATTTTAAAATTTTAAcatgtattttacatttttttttattcgtCATAATACAACACTTGTTTTTTGTCACAGCCATTTTTATTTTAGAGCAGTTTTGTCTTCCCGGTCTCTGTTGTTCCCTGCCTCACTCTCTAGCTTGTTTTTTAATCAACCCCTTTACCCCAGACTGATCAGTCTCCTCAAGTACGGAGGGATGGTTCTCCTGAGAAAAGGCTGAGTGCACAACCCGAAACCGGTCCTGTTGCATTCCAAGACCTGGACCGTTTGTTGAACCACCTCGCAACGTCGACCGCCACACGGTCACTGGCTAttggattattattttttaagcGAAAGACTTAACCACAGGTCAGAAGGAAATTGAGAGAAAGAGCATTAGATCAAACAAGGAAAAAAGACTGGAAAAGAACCGTGAACTGAAGGACCTGAGAGCACCCGTAGAGGGAGGAACTCAAACTGGTGCAAAATGTTTACAGGTGTAACACTAACTGCACTGATCTGAAAACACAGGATAGGTGAAAACGATCAGGTGGCTGTTGCCTAATGGGAATTTCCTTTCACCCGTTCAGTTCCGGTTCATTCATATCAGTGCGGATGAGGAGGGGAAGCCATGAAGGACAATAGAGATGGACACTAACACCACCGTCAGAACTAGTGGGAGAGAaatttttaatgtttttttcaaCCGGCCAATCTGGCCGTTAAGCTTCGTCTCCCGAATTCTCCCCTATCACTGCTTTACCCCGTGTCATATTCACTTCACTGGAGATTAGAGGGATTCTACACATGCTTTGTAGAGGGAATACCAGGGGCGTGTTCAGCAGGGAGAATCCTTTTTTGAAAGGGGAGGTTCTACCGGCGCTTGGCCAATGCACAGTTCTGTTGCAAAAAGTCATTCTTAcagtgtgccctactgaacatgaccTTGATGCATAAAGACCCAGGCCCGATTCCATTTCAACTCGTGATCGAAATGGGCCCGGACCTGAAgatctctcctcattctctcattTTCTATAGCTAGTTCAGGAGGAAAACATTGTGGattgttgcagatagaaatgtcatgAATGGAGTTGACAGGATTTTATACcagagaggcatgtttgttctaaAGGTATTTCTACCTGAACTTTCCACAACGTTGTACACTGCTGAACATGCCCGTTTTAACACATTGTTTACACTGGTTACGTTTAAGTCTCCCTCTTTGATCCATCCATTCTGACATCGTTTACCAGGGGGGAATGTTCAGAGCCAATCACATCATAGGGGTGTGGCTTCACCCTGGCGTGTTCATGCAAAGACTCTTGGTAAATGGAGTGTCTTTATGAAATGCAGGCCCTGATGCTGGAGTTTACATTGCGAATGTGATTCATTAGGGTTTTTGTCGGTTTTTTGTAGTCCGTTTACGTTCTACCGGTCTGCTTCATGTTAAAACAAACTCCCTCTATTTTACATAATGCATTACATAGATTAACACAGGGGTTCATTAATTCCTGATTAAAATATtcagcattttttttttgtatgtgGACAGCTCTTCAAAGCATATCTTTTAACCATTCTGTTTTGTTTG
Above is a genomic segment from Oncorhynchus masou masou isolate Uvic2021 chromosome 23, UVic_Omas_1.1, whole genome shotgun sequence containing:
- the LOC135510571 gene encoding neuralized-like protein 4 isoform X8; the protein is MAAELHPCSGKLIGLSNSNRTAQRNQPVQEFNHGLVLSREPLKDRDVFTVRIDKKVNSWSGSIEIGVTSLDPAGLDFPSSATGLKGGSWIVSGCSVLRDGRSVLEEYGRDLDQLSEGDRVGIQRSTRGELHLWVNGQDCGAAASGLPTGLWAVVDLYGKCTQVTVVSCEPPSLAERDTERETVEEREQEDEEEEVVVCGVREEEFGGLTSAVNLAAATNGTLEEVPELPPTNNRPDKFPNNLEPETVLTEHQLFDVLNNAIVSLYRSEDNGGGDLGGGGIGRDSGTGSRGDRGSSSGGGSVNGTSSDSGGGTGNTGSVNSPAGGGGARLGAVTGGMLTNDALLFHEKCGTLIKLSNNNKTAERRRPLDEFNNGVVMTNRPLRHNEMFEIRIDKLVDKWSGSIEIGVTTHNPNNLDYPATMTNLRSGTIMMSGCGILTNGKGTRREYCEFSLDELQEGDHIGLMHKASGALHFYINGIDQGVAAAQTPAVVYAVVDLYGMAVKVTIVHNHNHSDRLRRNNAIMRALSPDVGRPRPAHSLTPDPDTPDRLLFHSNCGQKAAIISEGRTALRPHATDDFNHGVVLSGRPLHSNEVFQVRIDKMVDKWAGSIEIGVTTHNPAYLQLPSTMTNLRSGTWMMTGNGVMHNGTTILDEYGHNLDRLKAGDTVGVVRKEDGSLHFFVNGVAQGPAAWNVPPSVYAVVDLYGQAAQATIMDDVDLPPLPEDSSEGPTVMSPSSPCSVAGGNSANDLRFHQLHGTNAVITNGGRTALRQNCRSEFNDAIVISNRCLRDGELFEIVIQKMVDRWSGSIEAGVTAIRPEELEFPNTMTDIDYDTWMLSGTAIMQDGNTMRNNYGCDLDTLTTGSRIGMMRSATGDLHYYINGVDQGVACTGLPPGKDVYAVIDLYGQCVQVSITSSSGPQDNSLCTSNITEKSFPVHSPVAGVAHRLHSKHGKNVVLLGEGCQAVRVGGYAHGIVFSAKELKTDELFEVKIDEVDDQWSGSLHMGLTTLAPPELPSCPMSGLSPSLTQLRSKVTWLLAGSEVRRNGLLQRQNYGASLDRLTVGNRVGVKRCSDDTMHVLIDGEDMGPAATAVAKNVYAVLDLYGRVTAVSIVSSSVLEDAGSVKAPSLSSDSCSEGEEDRTPVEGGEPALVPNTVMTFLENHGKNIQLSHENLTAARVSSYNQGLLVTAQPLPRQQLFQFQIDRLNASWTSSLSLGVIGHSPDRLNFPSTACCLKRSVWLLQRDSVFHNSLKICENYGPNLDTCPEGTVLGLLVDGNSCLHLYVNGMDQGVAAQDIPTPCYPLIDLYGQCEQVTIVTNNVATVGGESIKARCQGDMEKADMVDGIKESVCWMPHPEVNPNKTCEYQALCSRFKDLLTLPDGYFNEDAKYNLCYCESCHKLRGDESYYKRGEPPRDYALPFGWCRFALRIKPHCDVSNSFKQWHIAYHGTSVGALRRTLDHAQLLSGTSSIFSVSPVKTEGPNGYSEPEENSSNSLPDRDRERDREVPRVQLSPTMRYSGLEMFAPKVQFRDPRSHCCHQAQVGFQVCVRPGSYKVGPQTLGAIEPLDPRFSNTEIEWITKDQGGTLLYGLLIRVE